A genomic region of Manihot esculenta cultivar AM560-2 chromosome 15, M.esculenta_v8, whole genome shotgun sequence contains the following coding sequences:
- the LOC110600711 gene encoding BI1-like protein — translation MYGFSSLSTKDRKDVDLEAGNGETLYPGLSLGENQLRWGLIRKVYGILAVQLVLTTIVSAFTVLYTPVNALLGDSPGLLLLLCIVPFILLWPLHVYHQKHPVNLIVLGLFTVSLSLLVGVSCANTDGKIVLEALILTSAVVCSLTGYTFWASKRGQDFSFLGPILFTSLIILILTSFIQMFFPLGSTSTAIYGGISALVFCGYIIYDTDNLIKRYSYDEYILASAALYLDILNLFLSILRVLSQRNN, via the exons ATGTACGGATTCTCGAGCCTGAGCACCAAGGATAGGAAAGATGTTGATCTTGAGGCTGGCAATGGAGAGACGTTGTACCCTGGTTTGAGTCTGGGGGAGAACCAGCTTCGATGGGGCTTGATCCGCAAGGTCTACGGTATTCTCGCCGTCCAGCTGGTGCTCACCACCATCGTCTCCGCCTTCACCGTCCTCTACACTCCGGTCAACGCTCTCCTTGGTGACAGTCCCGGCCTCCTTCTGCTCCTCTGCATCGTTCCTTTCATCC TGTTGTGGCCCTTGCACGTTTATCACCAGAAGCACCCAGTCAACCTGATTGTCCTTGGTCTCTTCACTGTGTCGCTAAGCCTTTTGGTTGGAGTAAGCTGTGCTAATACAGATG GGAAAATTGTGCTTGAAGCACTAATTCTAACCTCAGCTGTGGTTTGCTCTTTAACTGGATACACTTTCTGGGCTTCTAAGAGGGGTCAAGACTTCAGCTTTTTAGGACCTATTTTATTCACCAGCCTTATCATACTCATCCTGACCAGTTTTATCCAG ATGTTCTTCCCTCTTGGCTCAACATCTACAGCTATCTATGGTGGAATTAGCGCTCTGGTTTTCTGTGGATACATTATTTATGACACTGACAACCTGATCAAGCGCTACTCGTATGATGAATATATTTTGGCCTCTGCTGCTCTCTACCTGGACATCCTTAATCTGTTCCTTTCCATTTTGCGGGTTCTGAGTCAAAGAAACAATTAG
- the LOC110601509 gene encoding protein FAR1-RELATED SEQUENCE 7, protein MLSLPLPDMGFQPSSGLFTNIRSSDAKPNSEDCGTAIIVKAYPLGMVQVNNRVDEGNSRLEPCMGLDFDSADAAREFYGAYATRVGFRIRTGQLYRSRTDGSVSSRRFVCSKEGFQLNSRTGCPAFIRVQRRDSGTWMIDQIHKDHNHELGLADESHPPILQKRTPKAMKSSAEVSQTPKLKLTEVSQRPKFKLIEDVDNGHPCPSGVINVKRFKRGGDEGQFEAEPYAGLVFNSVDEAYQFYQIYADGAGFRIRIGQLFRSKNDGSITSRRFVCSKEGFQHPSRVGCGAFMRIKRQESGTWIVDRLQKDHNHNLDLQTGTHQKSYNVSKKFMDNVNGDENGGLDSLDVAKVTYGSPIRRARENNIASDWYQLLLDYFQTRQAEDTGFFYSVETDNGSCMSLFWADGRSRFSCSQFGDAIVFDTSFRKSNYLVPFASFVGVNHHKQPVLLACALIANISEESFTWLFQTWLRAMSGCRPKCIIADQDVAIQQAIMKVFPRTHHRFSMWQIRAMEQENLRSMTEEFKCEYEKCIYQSQTSVEFNTTWSALINRYALKENAWLREMSEKRESWVPLFLRGKFCAGIPINESLEPFFGTLLNAQTPIEEFISRFERGLARRHDEERKEDFNSYNLQAFLHTKEPVEEQCRRLYTLTVFKIFQNELLQCYNYLGIKTYEEGTISRYSVRRCGNEIEKHAVTFSASNITACCSCQMFEFEGILCRHILRVFNLLDIREIPPCYILHRWTKNAEYGTVRDIESGVSPQELKSLIMWSLRETACKFIEAGTTSLEKYKMAYEIMREGGIKLHWQR, encoded by the exons ATGCTCTCTCTTCCCCTTCCGGATATGGGTTTCCAACCGAGTTCAGGACTCTTCACCAATATCAGAAG TTCAGATGCCAAACCCAACAGTGAAGATTGTGGGACTGCCATCATTGTGAAAGCATATCCACTTGGTATGGTTCAAGTCAACAACAGGGTCGATGAAGGGAATTCAAGACTTGAACCTTGCATGGGTTTAGATTTTGATTCAGCAGATGCTGCACGTGAATTCTATGGTGCATATGCAACGAGAGTAGGATTCAGAATTAGGACCGGCCAGCTTTATCGATCACGAACTGATGGTTCAGTTTCTTCAAGAAGGTTTGTGTGCTCAAAGGAGGGTTTTCAGCTTAACTCAAGGACAGGTTGTCCAGCATTCATAAGAGTGCAAAGACGTGATTCTGGAACATGGATGATTGATCAAATCCATAAGGATCACAATCATGAACTTGGACTTGCAGATGAAAGTCATCCACCTATTTTGCAGAAGAGAACTCCTAAAGCTATGAAATCATCAGCTGAAGTGTCACAAACTCCAAAGCTCAAACTGACTGAGGTGTCTCAAAGGCCAAAATTCAAACTGATTGAGGATGTTGATAATGGGCACCCGTGCCCATCTGGTGTCATTAATGTCAAACGATTTAAAAGGGGAGGGGATGAAGGTCAATTCGAAGCTGAACCTTATGCTGGTCTAGTATTCAATTCAGTTGATGAAGCATACCAATTTTACCAAATATATGCAGATGGTGCTGGATTTAGAATTCGGATTGGTCAGTTATTTCGTTCAAAGAATGATGGTTCTATTACATCCCGGCGATTTGTGTGCTCCAAGGAAGGGTTTCAGCACCCTTCAAGAGTAGGCTGTGGGGCATTTATGAGGATTAAGAGGCAGGAATCTGGAACTTGGATAGTGGACCGTCTTCAAAAGGATCATAATCACAATCTTGATCTGCAAACAGGAACTCATCAGAAAAGTTATAATGTTTCAAAGAAATTCATGGACAATGTAAATGGCGATGAAAATGGTGGACTGGACTCTTTAGACGTAGCTAAAGTAACATATGGAAGTCCTATCAGGAGAGCTAGAGAAAATAACATTGCAAGTGATTGGTACCAATTGCTTCTGGATTATTTTCAAACTAGACAAGCAGAAGATACTGGATTCTTTTATTCAGTGGAGACTGATAATGGCAGTTGCATGTCTCTCTTCTGGGCAGATGGCAGGTCTAGATTCTCATGCAGCCAGTTTGGTGATGCCATTGTGTTTGATACCTCATTCAGGAAGAGTAATTATCTAGTGCCATTTGCAAGCTTTGTTGGAGTTAACCACCACAAGCAGCCAGTTCTTCTTGCTTGTGCTCTAATTGCTAATATATCGGAGGAGTCCTTCACTTGGTTGTTTCAGACATGGCTTAGGGCCATGTCTGGGTGTCGACCTAAGTGTATTATAGCTGATCAAGATGTAGCCATCCAACAAGCAATTATGAAAGTCTTTCCTAGGACTCATCATCGGTTTTCAATGTGGCAAAttagagcaatggaacaagagAATTTAAGGTCAATGACTGAAGAATTCAAGTGTGAATACGAGAAATGTATCTATCAGAGCCAAACGTCTGTTGAGTTTAATACCACGTGGAGTGCACTCATTAACAGATATGCACTGAAGGAGAATGCTTGGCTTAGAGAAATGTCTGAAAAGCGTGAGAGCTGGGTGCCGCTGTTCCTGAGGGGTAAATTTTGTGCTGGCATCCCCATAAATGAAAGTTTGGAACCATTCTTTGGTACATTATTAAATGCTCAAACACCAATTGAAGAGTTTATTTCACGATTTGAGCGAGGCCTTGCACGACGTCATGAtgaggaaagaaaagaagactTTAACAGTTATAATTTGCAGGCTTTTCTGCATACAAAAGAACCAGTAGAAGAACAATGTAGAAGGCTTTATACACTCACTGTgttcaaaatatttcaaaatgAACTGCTACAATGCTATAATTATCTAGGGATAAAGACATATGAAGAAGGGACCATTAGCAGATATTCAGTGCGGAGGTGTGGGAATGAGATTGAGAAACATGCTGTTACTTTCAGTGCATCCAATATCACTGCATGTTGTAGTTGTCAAATGTTTGAATTTGAAGGTATTTTGTGTAGACATATTTTGAGAGTCTTCAACCTACTGGATATAAGGGAAATTCCACCTTGCTATATCTTACATCGGTGGACAAAGAATGCTGAATATGGGACCGTTCGTGATATTGAATCTGGTGTTAGCCCACAGGAACTCAAGTCCTTAATCATGTGGAGTTTGAGAGAAACAGCCTGTAAATTCATAGAGGCTGGGACAACCTCTCTTGAAAAATACAAAATGGCCTATGAGATTATGCGAGAAGGTGGAATAAAACTTCACTGGCAAAGGTAA
- the LOC110600874 gene encoding F-box/kelch-repeat protein At3g06240, whose amino-acid sequence MAKANLVHDVIIQILLRLPVKSLCRFKSVCKYWHFLISDPHFVRMHLNLATRNNCINCQRWRLCLTSFSLPSVYSVGYEAYDKAVAAKLDYPLKTDCYDEVKFIGSCNGLLCVASEPGILLLINPSTREAEEIPRLGNRRPFTQSSLPYMYGFGYAHSINDYKLVKISCKGCVFVYSLRANSWREVGVFPYGILALDPGIQLKGAIHWVVSHSMDSTKSQVIGAFDLVKEKFWDVSPPASVKNFYGIGVFGECLCILPGSDITSHNDFWIMKSYGIKESWTKVVITIPYFRMKPLGVFENHKALLEIDGKLVVYNFIDETYQDLVIHGIPDGIDFEVETYIESLVSPHLRLATRADIWIR is encoded by the coding sequence ATGGCGAAGGCTAACCTTGTTCATGATGTCATAATCCAAATACTCTTACGACTGCCTGTAAAATCTCTCTGCCGATTCAAGAGTGTATGCAAATACTGGCATTTTCTTATTTCTGATCCCCATTTTGTCAGAATGCACCTTAATCTAGCAACTAGAAACAATTGTATCAACTGCCAGAGATGGAGACTGTGTCTCACATCTTTCTCTCTTCCTTCTGTTTACTCTGTGGGCTATGAAGCATATGACAAAGCAGTAGCAGCAAAGCTTGATTATCCACTGAAAACTGATTGCTACGATGAGGTCAAGTTCATTGGTTCTTGCAATGGCTTACTATGTGTTGCTTCTGAACCAGGAATATTACTGTTGATAAACCCTTCTACAAGAGAAGCTGAGGAAATACCAAGATTAGGCAATCGTCGTCCCTTCACTCAATCATCCCTGCCTTACATGTACGGATTTGGCTATGCTCACTCCATTAATGATTACAAGCTGGTGAAAATCTCTTGCAAAGGTTGTGTCTTTGTCTACTCACTGAGAGCCAATAGCTGGAGAGAAGTTGGAGTGTTTCCTTATGGCATCCTTGCACTTGATCCAGGGATTCAGCTAAAAGGAGCTATCCATTGGGTGGTAAGTCACAGTATGGATTCGACGAAATCACAAGTAATCGGTGCTTTTGATTTGGTGAAGGAGAAGTTCTGGGATGTGTCACCACCAGCTtctgttaaaaatttttatggGATAGGAGTTTTTGGAGAATGTCTCTGCATACTGCCTGGTTCTGATATAACCTCCCATAATGACTTTTGGATAATGAAGAGCTATGGCATAAAGGAGTCGTGGACTAAAGTTGTGATCACCATACCGTATTTTAGAATGAAACCACTGGGTGTTTTTGAGAATCATAAAGCTTTATTAGAGATTGATGGAAAATTAGTTGTTTACAATTTCATAGATGAGACTTATCAGGATCTTGTTATTCATGGGATCCCAGATGGAATTGATTTTGAAGTAGAGACATACATAGAGAGTCTTGTTTCCCCTCACCTGAGATTGGCAACCAGAGCAGACATCTGGATCAGATGA
- the LOC110600873 gene encoding LOW QUALITY PROTEIN: F-box/kelch-repeat protein At3g23880 (The sequence of the model RefSeq protein was modified relative to this genomic sequence to represent the inferred CDS: substituted 1 base at 1 genomic stop codon), with protein sequence MAEKNDLVAGSCRKDQSSTPSSSTRSNPSAPHRDGLYDSLVHEIRMPPQNPKKAKTSNQSDHPPYLSTLPDEIIAEILSWLPVKSLIRFRCVCKSFKALFSDPQFIKTHLRKITSSSESKPNHYEKIVLTCVRPPYTLVKSCSLYSIYNESQTDAVELDHFSLRDKYHYTWLVGSCDGLLCMAAYNTAEQNYVALWNPSTRVVYRLPGLGFGNKSEGYTCFGFGYDSNICDYKVVAVFCFRNWGDSEHKTRVKICTLGTKSWRRIEDFGYGVPYDVSGKYVNGSLSWPAMCERDSRLAWIIVSLDLAKETYKEILQPDYGEDDYDSISLGVVNGCLCMMCDIADSADLWVMKDFGVRQSWTKLLSIPYLDDPGVMQYSIPYYIADNGEVLMEGKDVLLIYNPKDGTFRYSVINGARRLVEAELYIETLVSPXVENSHFERTEMFANTEK encoded by the coding sequence ATGGCAGAGAAGAACGACCTGGTCGCCGGTTCGTGTCGCAAAGACCAATCATCAACTCCGTCCTCTTCCACCCGCAGCAATCCTTCAGCACCTCACCGTGACGGCCTCTACGACTCGTTAGTTCATGAAATTAGAATGCCACCACAAAACCCCAAGAAAGCCAAGACATCAAACCAATCTGATCATCCACCTTATTTATCCACCCTTCCTGACGAAATAATCGCGGAAATCCTCTCTTGGTTACCAGTCAAATCTCTAATTCGATTCAGGTGCGTTTGCAAATCATTCAAAGCTCTGTTTTCGGACCCCCAGTTTATAAAAACCCACCTCAGAAAAATCACGTCTTCATCAGAAAGCAAACCAAATCACTATGAGAAAATTGTTTTAACCTGTGTTCGTCCTCCATATACTCTCGTCAAATCTTGCTCCCTGTACTCGATTTATAACGAATCACAAACTGATGCTGTTGAGCTCGATCATTTCTCATTAAGGGATAAATATCATTATACTTGGCTTGTTGGGTCTTGTGACGGATTACTGTGTATGGCTGCCTATAACACTGCCGAGCAAAATTATGTGGCTTTATGGAATCCATCTACAAGGGTGGTTTATAGATTGCCTGGTTTAGGGTTTGGAAATAAGTCAGAGGGCTATACTTGTTTTGGGTTTGGTTATGACAGTAATATATGTGATTATAAGGTGGTGGCTGTGTTCTGCTTTCGAAACTGGGGTGATAGTGAACATAAAACTAGAGTTAAAATTTGCACCTTGGGGACCAAATCTTGGAGGAGGATTGAGGATTTCGGATATGGGGTTCCTTATGATGTCTCAGGAAAGTATGTCAATGGGAGTCTTAGTTGGCCAGCGATGTGTGAAAGAGATTCTAGATTAGCGTGGATTATTGTTTCCCTTGATTTAGCTAAGGAGACGTATAAGGAAATTTTGCAACCTGattatggggaggatgattaTGATAGTATAAGTTTGGGGGTTGTGAACGGATGTCTTTGTATGATGTGTGATATTGCAGACTCTGCTGATTTATGGGTCATGAAGGATTTTGGAGTGAGACAGTCTTGGACCAAGTTGCTAAGCATACCATATTTGGATGATCCTGGGGTGATGCAGTATTCAATTCCATACTACATAGCAGATAATGGTGAAGTTCTGATGGAGGGTAAAGACGTTTTACTTATTTACAATCCTAAAGATGGCACATTTAGGTATTCTGTGATCAATGGTGCTCGCCGGTTGGTTGAAGCAGAACTTTACATTGAGACCCTGGTTTCACCCTAAGTTGAGAATTCTCATTTCGAGAGGACAGAAATGTTTGCGAACACTGAAAAGTAG
- the LOC110601512 gene encoding F-box/kelch-repeat protein At3g23880: MTQKRCKQVIPSDVLFDILLFLPAKSLVRFKTVCKVWYSYITSSYFIKKQLDGYHQKLVLSSSDSFQLVDYKGSQVEAMQLDFPLEDKDGLKDISSCNGLLCITLKDGKIVLWNPSTREFKQVQLPRDRGDFRYTFGGFGYDNSHDDYKIVALGHGRQILLGTTVEIFSLRNNSWKQMPNLPWYIMFLATPQPGILVRGDHQSRNRTLYWQVDYVQKYEPIIGRYSYHKDDHIKAFLCLDLMKEEFCTLTMPDDICSKASKFELGNFGGCLSIYKYSDEGYADIWVHELKEVKKWTELITIPPMKDLLPEMFAPICIMNNGEVLLNLKEENKLCLFNPEDKALRAFEIQTLLPFDRVIMHTETLVSPNAIIDGEDRR, encoded by the coding sequence ATGACACAGAAGAGATGCAAGCAAGTAATTCCAAGTGATGTCCTTTTTGACATACTTCTGTTTCTTCCTGCTAAATCTCTTGTGCGGTTTAAGACTGTTTGCAAAGTCTGGTACTCTTACATTACCAGTTCTTACTTCATCAAGAAGCAACTAGATGGTTACCATCAGAAACTGGTGCTTTCATCCTCTGATTCTTTTCAACTTGTCGACTATAAAGGGTCTCAAGTTGAAGCAATGCAACTTGATTTTCCTCTGGAAGATAAGGATGGTTTAAAGGACATTAGCTCTTGCAATGGTTTGTTATGCATAACTCTCAAGGATGGAAAAATAGTGTTATGGAATCCATCTACAAGAGAGTTTAAGCAAGTTCAATTGCCTCGCGACAGAGGAGATTTTCGCTATACTTTTGGAGGGTTTGGGTATGATAATTCCCATGATGATTACAAGATTGTTGCACTTGGTCATGGTAGGCAAATTTTGTTAGGCACAACAGTTGAGATTTTTTCTTTGAGAAATAATTCCTGGAAACAGATGCCAAATCTACCTTggtatataatgtttttagcaaCTCCACAGCCAGGGATTCTTGTACGTGGTGATCATCAATCGCGGAATCGGACTCTTTATTGGCAAGTTGATTATGTTCAGAAGTATGAACCAATTATTGGTAGATATAGTTATCATAAAGATGACCATATTAAGGCCTTTCTTTGTTTAGATTTGATGAAAGAAGAGTTCTGTACGCTGACTATGCCTGATGATATATGCAGCAAGGCTTCCAAATTTGAACTGGGGAATTTTGGAGGATGCctttctatttataaatattcagATGAAGGCTATGCTGATATCTGGGTTCATGAGTTGAAGGAAGTTAAGAAGTGGACTGAGTTAATAACCATTCCACCAATGAAGGATCTGCTGCCTGAGATGTTTGCACCTATATGTATCATGAACAATGGAGAAGTTCTCCTGAATTTGAAGGAAGAGAACAAGTTATGTTTATTCAACCCAGAAGACAAGGCATTGAGAGCATTTGAGATTCAAACCTTGCTGCCTTTTGATAGAGTTATTATGCATACAGAAACTCTAGTTTCGCCAAATGCAATTATTGATGGTGAAGACCGAAGATAA
- the LOC110600924 gene encoding protein ABCI12, chloroplastic isoform X1 → MSSANSTILNTISPSLCGKFRNPNFKTLIPQSRIPIYSKCRLNHTPTISFYNIPASLKLRSSKIRASGDSTGETGNWLNQFSSGALAADKIFRLISGATASPIAQFISSPTTFLHSVDPRIKLIWLLVLVVLPARSHIIMRFGLVVYIALLSIWILPRQVWMDQLGRVSLLSGILFIMLGLGADSAPPLVQPRTPPPAMMGLPNLPVSLEGYSYLIMKLGPLKFTRKGLSVASTAACLTFTIFQSASLCLATTTPEQLAFALRWFMLPLRCIGVPVSEITLTLLLSLRFINLVFDEVRNVALGIVSRRINWEQLTIMETIDSKHTVLPFYLLRETRVEKGVRGVFASYIRRIFKNIFNHAEQISQAMIVRGFRGDSNSHKIYFLSGSSIGMADFISVLCLIGVVGGAFLSDYFLV, encoded by the exons ATGAGCTCCGCTAACAGCACAATCCTAAATACCATTTCCCCTTCTTTATGTGGCAAGTTTCGAAACCCTAATTTCAAAACCTTAATTCCGCAAAGTCGCATACCTATTTACTCTAAATGTCGTCTAAACCATACACCTACTATTTCGTTTTATAACATCCCTGCAAGTTTAAAGCTGAGAAGTTCCAAAATTAGAGCTTCAGGGGACAGCACGGGTGAGACTGGGAACTGGTTAAACCAGTTTTCGAGCGGTGCTTTGGCGGCCGATAAAATTTTTAGACTTATTTCGGGTGCCACAGCGAGTCCCATTGCCCAGTTCATATCTTCGCCAACCACCTTTTTGCATTCTGTTGACCCCAGAATCAAATTG ATATGGCTCTTGGTCTTAGTTGTTTTGCCAGCACGGTCACATATAATAATGCGTTTTGGATTGGTGGTGTACATTGCTCTTCTGTCAATATGGATTCTCCCAAGACAAGTCTGGATG GATCAATTGGGAAGAGTGTCATTGCTTTCTGGGATTCTATTCATAATGTTGGGGCTGGGTGCAGATAGTGCACCTCCTCTTGTCCAGCCAAGAACTCCACCGCCTGCAATGATGGGCTTGCCTAATCTTCCTGTGTCTTTGGAAGGTTATTCATATTTAATCATGAAGCTAGGACCATTAAAGTTTACAAGGAAGGGTTTGTCAGTAGCAAGCACGGCTGCATGCTTAACCTTCACT ATTTTCCAAAGTGCAAGCCTCTGCCTGGCAACCACAACTCCAGAACAATTGGCATTTGCATTGCGGTGGTTTATGCTCCCTTTGAGGTGTATTGGTGTACCAGTTTCTGAAATCACTCTTACCCTCTTGCTGTCTTTGAGATTCATCAATCTAGTGTTTGATGAG GTACGCAATGTTGCACTAGGCATTGTATCTCGCAGGATAAATTGGGAGCAATTGACAATCATGGAGACAATTGATAGTAAGCACACAGTTCTACCATTTTATCTTCTGAGAGAAACAAGAGTAGAGAAGGGAGTGAGGGGAG TTTTTGCTTCCTACATCCGTCGAATCTTCAAGAATATCTTTAACCATGCAGAGCAGATATCCCAG GCCATGATTGTGCGAGGCTTTAGAGGGGACAGCAACTCTCATAAAATCTACTTCTTATCAGGATCATCAATTGGGATGGCAGATTTTATTTCCGTATTGTGCCTAATTGGTGTTGTGGGTGGTGCTTTTCTATCTGACTATTTCCTTGTCTGA
- the LOC110600924 gene encoding protein ABCI12, chloroplastic isoform X2 produces the protein MSSANSTILNTISPSLCGKFRNPNFKTLIPQSRIPIYSKCRLNHTPTISFYNIPASLKLRSSKIRASGDSTGETGNWLNQFSSGALAADKIFRLISGATASPIAQFISSPTTFLHSVDPRIKLIWLLVLVVLPARSHIIMRFGLVVYIALLSIWILPRQVWMDQLGRVSLLSGILFIMLGLGADSAPPLVQPRTPPPAMMGLPNLPVSLEGYSYLIMKLGPLKFTRKGLSVASTAACLTFTIFQSASLCLATTTPEQLAFALRWFMLPLRCIGVPVSEITLTLLLSLRFINLVFDEVRNVALGIVSRRINWEQLTIMETIDIFASYIRRIFKNIFNHAEQISQAMIVRGFRGDSNSHKIYFLSGSSIGMADFISVLCLIGVVGGAFLSDYFLV, from the exons ATGAGCTCCGCTAACAGCACAATCCTAAATACCATTTCCCCTTCTTTATGTGGCAAGTTTCGAAACCCTAATTTCAAAACCTTAATTCCGCAAAGTCGCATACCTATTTACTCTAAATGTCGTCTAAACCATACACCTACTATTTCGTTTTATAACATCCCTGCAAGTTTAAAGCTGAGAAGTTCCAAAATTAGAGCTTCAGGGGACAGCACGGGTGAGACTGGGAACTGGTTAAACCAGTTTTCGAGCGGTGCTTTGGCGGCCGATAAAATTTTTAGACTTATTTCGGGTGCCACAGCGAGTCCCATTGCCCAGTTCATATCTTCGCCAACCACCTTTTTGCATTCTGTTGACCCCAGAATCAAATTG ATATGGCTCTTGGTCTTAGTTGTTTTGCCAGCACGGTCACATATAATAATGCGTTTTGGATTGGTGGTGTACATTGCTCTTCTGTCAATATGGATTCTCCCAAGACAAGTCTGGATG GATCAATTGGGAAGAGTGTCATTGCTTTCTGGGATTCTATTCATAATGTTGGGGCTGGGTGCAGATAGTGCACCTCCTCTTGTCCAGCCAAGAACTCCACCGCCTGCAATGATGGGCTTGCCTAATCTTCCTGTGTCTTTGGAAGGTTATTCATATTTAATCATGAAGCTAGGACCATTAAAGTTTACAAGGAAGGGTTTGTCAGTAGCAAGCACGGCTGCATGCTTAACCTTCACT ATTTTCCAAAGTGCAAGCCTCTGCCTGGCAACCACAACTCCAGAACAATTGGCATTTGCATTGCGGTGGTTTATGCTCCCTTTGAGGTGTATTGGTGTACCAGTTTCTGAAATCACTCTTACCCTCTTGCTGTCTTTGAGATTCATCAATCTAGTGTTTGATGAG GTACGCAATGTTGCACTAGGCATTGTATCTCGCAGGATAAATTGGGAGCAATTGACAATCATGGAGACAATTGATA TTTTTGCTTCCTACATCCGTCGAATCTTCAAGAATATCTTTAACCATGCAGAGCAGATATCCCAG GCCATGATTGTGCGAGGCTTTAGAGGGGACAGCAACTCTCATAAAATCTACTTCTTATCAGGATCATCAATTGGGATGGCAGATTTTATTTCCGTATTGTGCCTAATTGGTGTTGTGGGTGGTGCTTTTCTATCTGACTATTTCCTTGTCTGA